In a genomic window of Magnolia sinica isolate HGM2019 chromosome 14, MsV1, whole genome shotgun sequence:
- the LOC131225973 gene encoding uncharacterized protein LOC131225973, translating into MAVMARNIQGPWVIGGDFNTVVATAKRSRRNQDLGSARDFVEAIDNAGLLDAGFSGSCFTWCNNQQGPARVWARLDRVLTNGLWNSSFPNFHVEHLPRSNSDHAPLLLVLLNQNFVGPKPFCFQRMWLQHESFQQVIKTAWESETTLDPMVNILVKLRKVKISLKIWNKEVFGDIFMQIKEWSMESKILREIVWVFMTPLVRKGRLICISVRRLLIKSIELDSGRIVKSQDLIKVEVVRFFHMLFSAWEVDLEEDLLSNIPELVTVEDNSHLLDVPSLQEVKQAILDLPSNGAPSPDGFSRAFFAGCWDIIGRDLLKVASSIFQGGSIPRAFTASLICLLLKCSAPKKFSDLDPSVYATMSTKFLLKSS; encoded by the exons ATGGCAGTGATGGCCAGAAATATTCAGGGCCCCTGGGTCATTGGCGGAGACTTCAATACAGTTGTTGCGACGGCAAAAAGGAGTAGAAGGAATCAGGATCTTGGCAGTGCTAGGGATTTCGTAGAAGCCATTGATAATGCTGGCCTGCTTGATGCAGGGTTTTCTGGGAGTTGCTTTACCTGGTGCAACAATCAGCAGGGCCCAGCAAGGGTTTGGGCTAGGCTGGATAGGGTTCTTACAAACGGCCTATGGAACTCATCCTTCCCTAACTTCCATGTGGAACATCTTCCCCGTTCTAATTCTGATCATGCACCTCTCCTGTTGGTTCTTTTAAATCAGAATTTTGTGGGACCTAAGCCATTTTGTTTCCAGCGGATGTGGCTTCAACATGAATCCTTCCAGCAAGTCATAAAAACGGCCTGGGAATCTGAAACTACGCTGGACCCCATGGTGAACATTTTGGTGAAGCTTCGTAAGGTCAAGATTTCCCTCAAAATCTGGAATAAGGAGGTGTTCGGTGATATCTTTATGCAAATTAAAGAGTGGAGCATGGAATCCAAGATATTGAGGGAGATcgtctgggtctttatgacaCCCCTGGTGAGGAAAGGCAGGCTCATATGCATCTCAGTGAG GAGGTTGCTGATCAAGTCTATAGAGCTCGATTCAGGGAGGATTGTTAAATCCCAAGATCTTATCAAAGTGGAGGTCGTGAGGTTCTTCCACATGCTCTTTTCAGCTTGGGAGGTTGACCTGGAGGAGGATCTCTTATCGAATATTCCCGAGTTGGTGACGGTGGAGGACAATTCCCATCTCCTGGATGTCCCTTCCCTCCAGGAAGTTAAGCAGGCTATTCTGGACCTCCCTTCGAATGGTGCGCCTAGCCCTGATGGATTTTCTAGGGCCTTCTTCGCAGGTTGTTGGGACATTATTGGTCGGGACCTCCTAAAGGTAGCATCGTCCATCTTCCAAGGTGGCTCCATCCCGAGAGCCTTCACGGCTTCGCTCATTTGTCTTCTTCTCAAATGCtcagcccccaagaaattttctgaTTTAGACCCATCAGTTTATGCAACAATGTCTACAAAATTTTTGCTAAAATCATCTTGA
- the LOC131225974 gene encoding peroxidase 5-like encodes MAVLNTCLFFFLAILAMAHISSASLKVGHYRYTCPSAEAIVRQTVSKAVAQNPGLGAGLIRMHFHDCFVRGCDGSVLLDSMPGNPSEKQHPANNPSLRGFEVIDEAKARIEAQCPHTVSCSDIIAFAARDSAYKLGGIDYAVPAGRRDGRVSIEAEVGQNVPPPSFNAQQLKENFERKGLSLDEMVTLSGAHSIGISHCSSFVNRLYSFNATHPQDPSMDRKFAAYLKTRCPPSTTRNGQDPTVHLDMATPNRLDNKYYQNLKHHKGVLESDQTLLTSPSTSRMVRNNVKHQSAWAAKFAAAMVHMGSIDVLTGYQGEIRMNCRAVNF; translated from the exons atGGCCGTGTTGAACACttgcctcttcttcttccttgctaTCTTGGCCATGGCCCATATCTCCTCAGCATCACTAAAAGTGGGCCACTACCGATATACATGCCCATCTGCGGAGGCGATTGTCCGACAGACAGTGAGCAAAGCCGTTGCTCAGAACCCGGGACTCGGCGCTGGCCTAATTAGGATGCATTTCCATGATTGCTTTGTTAGG GGCTGTGATGGTTCAGTCCTACTCGATTCGATGCCAGGAAACCCTTCTGAGAAACAGCATCCGGCCAACAATCCAAGCCTACGTGGATTTGAAGTGATCGACGAAGCAAAGGCTAGGATTGAAGCTCAATGCCCACATACTGTCTCCTGCTCCGACATCATTGCCTTTGCGGCCCGTGATAGTGCCTACAAGCTTGGTGGCATTGACTACGCCGTGCCAGCAGGCCGCCGCGATGGAAGAGTCTCTATTGAAGCTGAAGTCGGTCAAAATGTTCCCCCACCTTCCTTCAATGCCCAGCAACTCAAGGAGAACTTTGAGCGAAAAGGGTTGTCTCTGGATGAAATGGTGACACTCTCTGGGGCCCACTCCATCGGCATTTCTCATTGTTCTTCCTTCGTGAATCGCCTCTACTCCTTCAATGCAACACACCCACAAGATCCTTCAATGGACCGCAAGTTTGCAGCCTACTTGAAAACCAGGTGTCCCCCTTCGACTACTAGGAATGGTCAAGATCCTACAGTGCACCTTGACATGGCAACACCAAATCGCTTGGATAACAAGTACTACCAGAATTTGAAGCACCATAAAGGAGTATTGGAGTCGGATCAAACACTACTTACTAGCCCCTCGACATCGAGAATGGTGAGGAACAATGTGAAGCATCAGTCAGCATGGGCTGCAAAATTTGCAGCGGCCATGGTGCACATGGGGTCCATCGATGTGCTGACCGGCTACCAAGGAGAGATCAGGATGAACTGTAGGGCTGTGAACTTTTGA